Proteins encoded in a region of the Agromyces protaetiae genome:
- a CDS encoding error-prone DNA polymerase — MGWNNPEIPWSELERKLSDRRRPDGRGGGGASLVPGSAGLIADGGDSPAWSRKRHPYRPSEGLETPAGPVVPYAELHAHSAFSFLDGASTPEQLVEEAHRLGLSGLAITDHDGFYGLVRFAEAAEAFPSLATVFGAELSLGLSGPQMGEADPEGDHVLVLARREEGYHRLAAAITAGQLAGGEKGRPVYDLEELAARAGGEWVIPTGCRKGTVRRALAEGGPDAAWRELDRLVALFGRDQVVVELFDHGHPGDQPANDELAALAARAGVRLIASNAVHYATPPEHRLAHALAAVRARRSLDELDGWLPASDGLHLRSGAEMAARFARYPGAVAHTVTLAEELGFTLRSARPKLPRQQVPEGHTPMSWLRELVWRGADELYPGVPDDVRERLQQELDVIEQKDFPGYFLIVYDLVREARSRGILCQGRGSAANSAVCYVLRITAVDSIYYRLPFERFLSALRDEEPDIDVDFDSDRREEIIQYVYAKYGRQNAAQVANVISYRPKVAVRDMAKALGYSTGQQDAWSRQVERWGSVVETDDHDIPAEVVELAEQVLTFPRHLGIHSGGMVLTDRPVGEVVPIEHARMENRTVLQWDKDDCAWMGLVKFDLLGLGMLAALQYTFDLIRDTTSEEWELATIPKEEAAVYDMLCRADSIGVFQVESRAQMGTLPRLRPRRFYDLVVEIALIRPGPVQGGAVHPYIRRRTGEEPVTYLHPKLVPVLERTLGVPLFQEQLMQMAVAVGNCSAADADLLRRAMGSKRGVERIESLKERLYAGMAENGIDDETADTIYAKIQAFANFGFAESHSLSFGLLVYASSWLKLHYPAAFLAALLRAQPMGFYSPQTLTADARRHGVEVRRPDIQLSGVDASLEALALGEADASGGASGSNGPGAGAADASAEASAHRRRLPGPTGLDGCTDRVQPPVPDFERDAPDRSAEHRRDGAYAVRLGLADVSSIGTALAERIVVERDRGGPYRDMPDVARRVGLETAELEALSAAGAFASFGLDRRRALWLAGEAAQDRPEYLPGSVVVVQPPLLPLLTDTEQVVYDLWATGISPDDHPIRHIRDRLDERGVIRVDRLRETESGRRIEVGGVVTHRQRPATASGITFLNVEDESGTVNIIASVGVWNRYRRVAREAPAMIVRGVLERSTDGVVNVVADRFESLTVSAPHRSRDFR, encoded by the coding sequence ATGGGCTGGAACAACCCCGAGATCCCCTGGTCCGAGCTCGAACGCAAGCTCTCCGACCGGCGCCGCCCAGACGGCCGGGGCGGCGGCGGCGCCAGCCTGGTCCCTGGAAGTGCCGGCCTCATCGCCGACGGCGGCGACAGCCCGGCGTGGAGCCGCAAACGCCACCCGTACCGGCCGTCGGAGGGACTCGAGACGCCGGCCGGCCCGGTCGTGCCGTATGCCGAGCTGCACGCGCACTCGGCGTTCAGCTTCCTCGACGGCGCCTCGACGCCCGAGCAGCTCGTCGAGGAGGCGCACCGGCTCGGACTCTCCGGGCTCGCGATCACCGACCACGACGGGTTCTATGGGCTGGTGCGCTTCGCCGAGGCCGCCGAGGCGTTCCCCTCCCTTGCGACCGTGTTCGGTGCCGAGCTCTCGCTCGGGCTCAGCGGGCCGCAGATGGGCGAGGCCGACCCCGAGGGCGACCACGTGCTCGTGCTCGCGCGCCGTGAAGAGGGCTATCACCGGCTGGCCGCGGCCATCACCGCCGGACAGCTCGCGGGTGGTGAGAAGGGCCGCCCGGTCTACGACCTCGAGGAGCTCGCGGCTCGTGCCGGCGGCGAGTGGGTGATCCCGACCGGGTGCCGCAAGGGCACGGTGCGCCGGGCGCTCGCGGAGGGCGGGCCGGATGCCGCGTGGCGCGAGCTCGACCGGCTGGTCGCGCTGTTCGGGCGGGACCAGGTCGTCGTCGAGCTCTTCGATCATGGGCACCCGGGCGACCAGCCGGCCAACGACGAACTGGCCGCGCTCGCGGCCCGCGCGGGGGTGCGCCTCATCGCCTCGAACGCCGTGCACTACGCGACCCCGCCCGAGCACCGGCTCGCGCACGCGCTCGCGGCCGTGCGAGCCAGGCGCAGCCTCGATGAGCTCGATGGCTGGCTGCCGGCCTCCGACGGCCTGCATCTGCGTTCGGGCGCCGAGATGGCCGCGCGCTTCGCGCGCTACCCGGGCGCGGTCGCGCACACCGTGACACTCGCCGAGGAGCTCGGGTTCACGCTGCGCAGCGCCCGGCCCAAGTTGCCGAGGCAGCAGGTGCCCGAGGGGCACACGCCCATGAGCTGGCTGCGCGAGCTCGTGTGGCGCGGCGCCGACGAGCTCTATCCGGGTGTGCCCGACGACGTGCGCGAGCGCCTGCAACAGGAGCTCGACGTCATCGAGCAGAAGGACTTCCCGGGCTATTTCCTGATCGTGTACGACCTCGTGCGCGAGGCCCGCAGCCGCGGCATCCTGTGTCAGGGCCGTGGCTCCGCCGCGAACTCGGCGGTCTGCTACGTGCTGCGGATCACCGCGGTCGACTCGATCTACTACCGGCTGCCGTTCGAGCGGTTCCTGTCCGCACTCCGCGACGAGGAGCCCGACATCGACGTCGACTTCGACTCCGACCGGCGCGAGGAGATCATCCAGTACGTCTACGCGAAGTACGGCCGGCAGAACGCCGCACAGGTCGCGAACGTGATCAGCTACCGGCCCAAGGTGGCGGTGCGCGACATGGCCAAGGCGCTCGGCTACTCGACCGGGCAGCAGGACGCGTGGTCGCGCCAGGTCGAACGCTGGGGGTCGGTCGTCGAGACCGACGACCACGACATCCCCGCCGAGGTCGTCGAGCTCGCCGAGCAGGTGCTCACCTTCCCGCGACATCTCGGCATCCACTCGGGCGGCATGGTGCTCACCGACCGGCCCGTGGGCGAGGTCGTGCCCATCGAACATGCCCGCATGGAGAACAGAACGGTCCTCCAGTGGGACAAGGACGACTGCGCGTGGATGGGGCTCGTGAAGTTCGACCTGCTCGGGCTCGGCATGCTCGCGGCGCTGCAGTACACGTTCGACCTCATCCGCGACACGACCAGTGAGGAGTGGGAGCTGGCGACCATCCCCAAGGAGGAGGCCGCGGTCTACGACATGCTGTGCCGTGCCGACTCGATCGGCGTGTTCCAGGTCGAGAGCCGCGCCCAGATGGGCACGCTCCCCCGGCTGAGGCCGCGCCGGTTCTACGACCTGGTCGTCGAGATCGCGCTCATCCGGCCCGGTCCGGTGCAGGGCGGCGCGGTGCATCCGTACATCCGGCGCCGCACGGGCGAAGAGCCCGTGACCTACCTGCACCCGAAGCTCGTGCCCGTGCTGGAGCGCACCCTCGGCGTGCCGCTGTTCCAGGAGCAGCTCATGCAGATGGCCGTGGCCGTGGGCAATTGCAGCGCGGCCGACGCCGACCTGCTGCGCCGGGCGATGGGCTCGAAGCGCGGCGTCGAGCGCATCGAGTCGCTCAAGGAGCGGCTCTACGCGGGCATGGCCGAGAACGGCATCGACGACGAGACCGCCGACACGATCTACGCGAAGATCCAGGCGTTCGCGAACTTCGGCTTCGCCGAGAGCCACTCGCTGAGCTTCGGGCTGCTCGTCTATGCGAGCTCGTGGCTGAAGCTGCACTACCCGGCGGCGTTCCTCGCTGCGCTGCTGCGCGCGCAGCCCATGGGCTTCTACTCGCCGCAGACGCTCACAGCCGACGCGAGACGGCACGGCGTCGAGGTGCGCCGGCCCGACATCCAGCTCTCGGGGGTCGATGCCTCGCTCGAGGCGCTCGCGCTGGGTGAAGCGGATGCCTCGGGCGGAGCATCCGGCTCGAATGGGCCGGGCGCCGGGGCAGCGGATGCCTCGGCCGAGGCATCCGCGCATCGCCGTCGCCTGCCCGGCCCGACCGGGCTCGACGGATGCACCGATCGCGTACAGCCGCCGGTGCCGGACTTCGAGCGCGACGCGCCCGACCGTTCGGCCGAGCACCGCCGCGACGGCGCCTACGCCGTGCGGCTCGGGCTCGCCGACGTGAGCTCGATCGGCACCGCGCTCGCCGAGCGCATCGTCGTCGAACGCGACCGGGGCGGGCCGTACCGCGACATGCCCGATGTCGCGCGCCGGGTCGGGCTCGAGACCGCCGAGCTCGAGGCGCTCTCGGCCGCGGGTGCGTTCGCGTCCTTCGGGCTCGACCGGCGCCGTGCGCTGTGGCTCGCGGGCGAGGCCGCACAGGACCGGCCCGAGTACCTGCCGGGCTCGGTCGTGGTCGTGCAGCCGCCGCTGCTCCCCCTGCTCACCGACACCGAGCAGGTCGTGTACGACCTGTGGGCGACGGGCATCTCGCCCGACGACCACCCCATCCGGCACATTCGCGACCGGCTCGACGAGCGGGGCGTGATCCGCGTCGACCGGCTGCGCGAGACCGAGTCGGGGCGGCGCATCGAGGTCGGCGGCGTGGTCACGCACCGGCAGCGGCCGGCGACCGCGTCGGGCATCACGTTCCTGAACGTCGAGGACGAGTCGGGGACCGTGAACATCATCGCGAGCGTCGGCGTGTGGAATCGGTACCGCCGGGTCGCGCGCGAGGCGCCGGCGATGATCGTGCGGGGCGTCCTCGAACGCAGCACGGACGGCGTCGTGAACGTCGTCGCCGACCGGTTCGAGTCGCTCACCGTGTCGGCGCCGCACCGCTCGCGCGACTTCCGTTAG
- a CDS encoding DUF3097 domain-containing protein, translating into MPAPFDSGPDRYGNDVLSGDWRARGRKVIPEVPVSRDLVVELASDGFCGAVVGVEQGNVVLEDRFGRRRQFPLGHGFLIDGEAVQLVRQKPAAAPAGRLRTASGSFVADAAPAKVALPSRIFVEGRHDAELVEKIWGADLRVEGVVVEYLEGVDKLPDVLAEFRPGRGRRAGVLVDHLVPGSKEQRMADQVARGPHGAHVLVVGHPFIDVWQGVKPARLGKEAWPVIPRGTEWKHGVCEAFGWPHAEQADIARAWQHILGRVRGYGDLEPALLGRVEELIDFVTAPAG; encoded by the coding sequence GTGCCCGCACCATTCGACTCAGGACCCGACCGTTACGGCAACGATGTGCTCTCGGGCGACTGGCGCGCTCGTGGCCGCAAGGTGATCCCCGAGGTGCCGGTGTCGCGCGATCTCGTGGTCGAGCTCGCGAGTGACGGGTTCTGCGGTGCGGTCGTCGGCGTCGAGCAGGGCAATGTCGTGCTCGAGGACCGGTTCGGCAGGCGCCGCCAGTTTCCGCTCGGGCACGGGTTCCTGATCGACGGCGAGGCCGTGCAGCTGGTGCGGCAGAAGCCCGCTGCGGCGCCCGCCGGGCGGCTGCGCACCGCATCGGGGTCGTTCGTGGCCGACGCCGCTCCCGCGAAGGTCGCGCTGCCGAGCCGGATCTTCGTCGAGGGCCGGCACGACGCCGAGCTCGTCGAGAAGATCTGGGGCGCCGATCTGCGTGTCGAAGGTGTCGTCGTCGAGTATCTCGAGGGCGTCGACAAGCTGCCCGACGTGCTCGCGGAGTTCCGGCCCGGGCGCGGGCGGCGCGCAGGCGTGCTCGTCGACCACCTCGTGCCCGGGTCGAAGGAACAGCGCATGGCCGACCAGGTCGCGCGCGGACCGCACGGCGCACACGTGCTCGTCGTGGGGCATCCGTTCATCGACGTCTGGCAGGGCGTGAAGCCCGCGCGCCTCGGCAAGGAGGCCTGGCCCGTGATCCCGCGCGGCACCGAGTGGAAGCACGGTGTCTGCGAGGCGTTCGGCTGGCCGCACGCCGAACAGGCCGACATCGCGCGCGCCTGGCAGCACATCCTCGGCCGCGTGCGCGGCTACGGCGACCTCGAGCCCGCACTGCTCGGCCGGGTCGAGGAGCTCATCGACTTCGTCACGGCGCCCGCGGGCTAG